The Puntigrus tetrazona isolate hp1 chromosome 19, ASM1883169v1, whole genome shotgun sequence genome has a segment encoding these proteins:
- the olah gene encoding S-acyl fatty acid synthase thioesterase, medium chain isoform X2, protein MDKVITCFNKHPDASARLICFPWAGGGSIHYARWAKTLNSSIEVYSVRLPGREGRAKEPFFQNMQELIEEVIGVLLPHLKEKPFALFGHSFGAMTCFAFAEHVKKVYNLEPIHMFLSGASAPYSEARLEAPRRSRLSDEEFLAWVTSIGGTPPEILANAELARLFLPALKADLCVVDNYRCSRPSTPFLSCPVSCFDGKEDAPHDLQAWKDVTSGEFTVQMLPGSHFYLKEEANEKYILNHITKHLETAEMDYL, encoded by the exons ATGGATAAAGTCATAACCTGCTTCAACAAGCACCCAGATGCTTCGGCCCGTCTCATCTGTTTTCCCTGGGCGGGTGGAGGCTCGATCCATTACGCTCGCTGGGCCAAAACTCTCAACAGCTCTATTGAAG tgtaCTCAGTTCGACTGCCAGGCAGAGAAGGGAGAGCCAAGGAACCATTTTTCCAAAATATGCAGGAACTCATTGAAGAGGTCATTGGTGTGCTTCTTCCACATCTCAAAGAAAAGCCGTTTGCACTGTTTGGACACAG CTTTGGAGCTATGACCTGTTTTGCTTTTGCTGAGCACGTAAAGAAAGTCTACAACCTTGAGCCAATCCACATGTTTCTCTCCGGAGCCTCTGCACCATAC TCTGAAGCAAGACTGGAGGCGCCAAGAAGAAGTCGTCTGTCAGATGAAGAGTTTCTCGCGTGGGTCACGTCTATTGGAGGCACGCCACCAGAGATACTGGCCAATGCTGAGCTCGCCAGACTCTTCTTACCTGCGCTGAAAGCAGATCTCTGTGTAGTGGACAATTATAG ATGTAGTAGACCATCAACACCCTTCCTGTCGTGTCCAGTATCATGCTTCGACGGAAAAGAGGATGCACCCCATGACTTACAAG cctGGAAGGACGTGACAAGTGGCGAATTCACTGTGCAGATGCTTCCCGGATCTCATTTTTACTTGAAAGAAgaagcaaatgaaaaatatatactgaaccACATCACAAAACATCTCGAGACGGCAGAGATGGACTATCTGTAG
- the ago3b gene encoding protein argonaute-3 isoform X2 — translation MEIGTTGAVGAAPLFSVPRRPGYGTMGKPIKLLANCFQVDIPKMDVYLYEVDIKPEKCPRRVNREVVDSMVQHFKVTIFGDRRPVYDGKKSLYTAQPLPVATAGVDLDVTLPGEGGKDRLFKVTIKFVSLVSWHLLHEVLTGRSTPDPLNLDKPISTNPVHAVDVVMRHLPSMRYTPVGRSFFSSPEGYDHPLGGGREVWFGFHQSVRPAMWKMMLNIDVSATAFYKAQPVIQFMCEVLDIHNIDEQPRPLTDSHRVKFTKEIKGLKVEVTHCGTMRRKYRVCNVTRRPASHQTFPLQLENGQTVERTVAQYFREKYNLQLKYPHLPCLQVGQEQKHTYLPLEVCNIVAGQRCIKKLTDNQTSTMIKATARSAPDRQEEISRLVRSANYNSDPFVQEFQFRVRDEMAEVTGRVLPAPMLQYGGRNRTVATPSHGVWDMRGKQFHTGVEIKMWAIACFATQRQCREEVLKGFTDQLRKISKDAGMPIQGQPCFCKYAQGADNVEPMFRHLKNTYAGLQLIIVILPGKTPVYAEVKRVGDTLLGMATQCVQVKNVVKTSPQTLSNLCLKINVKLGGINNILVPHQRPSVFQQPVIFLGADVTHPPAGDGKKPSIAAVVGSMDAHPSRYCATVRVQRPRQEVIQDLASMVRELLIQFYKSTHYKPTRIIFYRDGVSEGQFRQVLYYELLAIREACISLEKEYQPGITYIVVQKRHHTRLFCADRTERVGRSGNIPAGTTVDTDITHPYEFDFYLCSHAGIQGTSRPSHYHVLWDDNCFTADEFQLLTYQLCHTYVRCTRSVSIPAPAYYAHLVAFRARYHLVDKEHDSAEGSHVSGQSNGRDPQALAKAVQIHHDTLRTMYFA, via the exons ATGGAAATCGGAACTACAG GAGCCGTTGGGGCTGCGCCCCTGTTCTCCGTACCTCGGAGGCCAGGCTATGGCACCATGGGGAAGCCCATCAAGCTACTGGCCAACTGCTTCCAGGTGGACATCCCCAAAATGGACGTCTACCTGTACGAAGTGGACATCAAGCCCGAAAAGTGCCCTCGACGTGTTAACAG GGAGGTGGTGGATTCCATGGTGCAGCACTTTAAGGTGACAATCTTTGGGGACAGAAGACCAGTCTATGATGGCAAGAAAAGCCTCTACACAGCCCAGCCGTTACCAGTGGCCACAGCGGGG GTGGACCTGGATGTGACCTTGCCAGGTGAAGGTGGGAAGGACAGGCTGTTTAAGGTCACCATTAAGTTTGTGTCACTGGTCAGCTGGCACTTGCTGCATGAGGTCCTCACCGGGAGGAGCACACCTGATCCTCTGAACCTGGATAAGCCAATCAGCACCAATCCCGTACATGCTGTAGATGTTGTTATGCGCCATCTGCCCTCTATGAG GTACACCCCAGTGGGACGATCTTTTTTCTCCTCCCCCGAGGGCTATGATCACCCACTGGGTGGGGGGAGGGAGGTGTGGTTTGGCTTCCACCAATCAGTGCGTCCAGCTATGTGGAAAATGATGTTGAACATTGATG TGTCTGCCACCGCATTCTACAAAGCTCAACCTGTGATTCAGTTTATGTGTGAGGTTCTGGATATCCACAACATCGACGAGCAGCCTCGACCTCTTACTGATTCCCATAGAGTCAAATTCACCAAAGAGATCAAAG GTCTAAAGGTGGAGGTCACCCACTGTGGCACCATGCGGAGGAAGTACAGGGTGTGTAATGTCACTCGTCGTCCGGCCAGCCACCAGAC GTTTCCATTACAGTTAGAAAATGGACAGACCGTGGAGAGAACTGTGGCACAATACTTCAGGGAAAAGTACAACTTACAACTCAAGTACCCCCATCTCCCCTGCCTGCAAGTAGGACAGGAGCAGAAGCACACATACCTGCCTTTAGAG GTGTGCAACATTGTGGCAGGCCAGCgctgcattaaaaaattaacaGACAACCAAACCTCCACCATGATCAAAGCCACGGCCCGCTCTGCACCGGACAGACAAGAGGAGATCAGTAGACTG GTGCGCAGTGCCAACTACAACTCGGACCCCTTCGTGCAGGAGTTTCAGTTCCGTGTGCGGGACGAGATGGCGGAGGTGACGGGTCGTGTCCTGCCCGCCCCTATGCTGCAGTACGGCGGCAGG AATCGCACAGTGGCCACCCCAAGTCATGGAGTGTGGGATATGAGAGGCAAGCAGTTTCATACTGGTGTGGAGATCAAGATGTGGGCCATTGCTTGCTTTGCCACTCAGAGACAATGCAGAGAGGAAGTTCTCAA GGGCTTTACAGACCAGCTGCGGAAGATCTCTAAGGATGCAGGGATGCCCATACAGGGCCAACCATGTTTCTGCAAATACGCTCAGGGAGCAGATAACGTGGAGCCCATGTTCCGCCACCTGAAAAACACCTACGCTGGCCTCCAACTCATCATTGTCATTTTGCCCGGGAAGACTCCTGTCTACG ctgaaGTGAAACGTGTTGGAGACACTCTTCTGGGAATGGCCACTCAGTGCGTTCAGGTGAAGAACGTGGTGAAAACATCCCCTCAGACCCTCTCTAACCTCTGTCTCAAGATTAATGTCAAACTGGGCGGCATCAACAACATATTGGTACCCCATCAGCG GCCATCTGTATTCCAGCAACCTGTCATTTTCCTGGGAGCTGATGTCACTCATCCGCCCGCAGGAGACGGCAAGAAACCCTCCATTGCAGCT GTGGTGGGCAGCATGGACGCTCACCCCAGCAGGTACTGCGCCACCGTCCGTGTTCAGAGGCCCAGACAGGAGGTGATTCAGGATCTGGCGTCCATGGTGCGAGAGCTGCTCATCCAGTTCTACAAATCCACCCACTACAAACCCACCAGAATCATCTTCTACAGAGACGGTGTGTCTGAGGGACAGTTCAGACAG GTGCTGTACTATGAGTTGTTGGCCATACGCGAAGCTTGTATCAGCCTCGAGAAGGAATATCAACCAGGAATTACCTACATTGTTGTGCAGAAACGCCACCACACTCGTCTCTTCTGCGCTGACCGTACTGAGAGG GTGGGCCGTAGTGGTAACATACCAGCAGGCACCACAGTGGACACTGATATCACCCATCCTTACGAATTTGACTTTTATCTGTGCAGCCATGCTGGAATACAG GGTACAAGTCGACCTTCACACTACCATGTGCTATGGGACGACAACTGCTTTACAGCCGATGAATTCCAGCTCTTGACCTACCAGCTGTGCCACACATATGTGCGCTGTACCCGCTCCGTTTCCATCCCTGCTCCTGCCTACTATGCCCACCTAGTGGCCTTTAGAGCCCGCTACCATTTAGTGGACAAAGAGCACGACAG TGCGGAAGGCAGCCACGTGTCGGGCCAGAGTAATGGCCGAGATCCCCAGGCCCTGGCCAAAGCTGTGCAGATCCATCACGACACTCTGAGGACCATGTACTTTGCTTAG
- the ago3b gene encoding protein argonaute-3 isoform X1: MEIGTTGAVGAAPLFSVPRRPGYGTMGKPIKLLANCFQVDIPKMDVYLYEVDIKPEKCPRRVNREVVDSMVQHFKVTIFGDRRPVYDGKKSLYTAQPLPVATAGVDLDVTLPGEGGKDRLFKVTIKFVSLVSWHLLHEVLTGRSTPDPLNLDKPISTNPVHAVDVVMRHLPSMRYTPVGRSFFSSPEGYDHPLGGGREVWFGFHQSVRPAMWKMMLNIDVSATAFYKAQPVIQFMCEVLDIHNIDEQPRPLTDSHRVKFTKEIKGLKVEVTHCGTMRRKYRVCNVTRRPASHQTFPLQLENGQTVERTVAQYFREKYNLQLKYPHLPCLQVGQEQKHTYLPLEVCNIVAGQRCIKKLTDNQTSTMIKATARSAPDRQEEISRLVRSANYNSDPFVQEFQFRVRDEMAEVTGRVLPAPMLQYGGRVSSEHFMNRTVATPSHGVWDMRGKQFHTGVEIKMWAIACFATQRQCREEVLKGFTDQLRKISKDAGMPIQGQPCFCKYAQGADNVEPMFRHLKNTYAGLQLIIVILPGKTPVYAEVKRVGDTLLGMATQCVQVKNVVKTSPQTLSNLCLKINVKLGGINNILVPHQRPSVFQQPVIFLGADVTHPPAGDGKKPSIAAVVGSMDAHPSRYCATVRVQRPRQEVIQDLASMVRELLIQFYKSTHYKPTRIIFYRDGVSEGQFRQVLYYELLAIREACISLEKEYQPGITYIVVQKRHHTRLFCADRTERVGRSGNIPAGTTVDTDITHPYEFDFYLCSHAGIQGTSRPSHYHVLWDDNCFTADEFQLLTYQLCHTYVRCTRSVSIPAPAYYAHLVAFRARYHLVDKEHDSAEGSHVSGQSNGRDPQALAKAVQIHHDTLRTMYFA, translated from the exons ATGGAAATCGGAACTACAG GAGCCGTTGGGGCTGCGCCCCTGTTCTCCGTACCTCGGAGGCCAGGCTATGGCACCATGGGGAAGCCCATCAAGCTACTGGCCAACTGCTTCCAGGTGGACATCCCCAAAATGGACGTCTACCTGTACGAAGTGGACATCAAGCCCGAAAAGTGCCCTCGACGTGTTAACAG GGAGGTGGTGGATTCCATGGTGCAGCACTTTAAGGTGACAATCTTTGGGGACAGAAGACCAGTCTATGATGGCAAGAAAAGCCTCTACACAGCCCAGCCGTTACCAGTGGCCACAGCGGGG GTGGACCTGGATGTGACCTTGCCAGGTGAAGGTGGGAAGGACAGGCTGTTTAAGGTCACCATTAAGTTTGTGTCACTGGTCAGCTGGCACTTGCTGCATGAGGTCCTCACCGGGAGGAGCACACCTGATCCTCTGAACCTGGATAAGCCAATCAGCACCAATCCCGTACATGCTGTAGATGTTGTTATGCGCCATCTGCCCTCTATGAG GTACACCCCAGTGGGACGATCTTTTTTCTCCTCCCCCGAGGGCTATGATCACCCACTGGGTGGGGGGAGGGAGGTGTGGTTTGGCTTCCACCAATCAGTGCGTCCAGCTATGTGGAAAATGATGTTGAACATTGATG TGTCTGCCACCGCATTCTACAAAGCTCAACCTGTGATTCAGTTTATGTGTGAGGTTCTGGATATCCACAACATCGACGAGCAGCCTCGACCTCTTACTGATTCCCATAGAGTCAAATTCACCAAAGAGATCAAAG GTCTAAAGGTGGAGGTCACCCACTGTGGCACCATGCGGAGGAAGTACAGGGTGTGTAATGTCACTCGTCGTCCGGCCAGCCACCAGAC GTTTCCATTACAGTTAGAAAATGGACAGACCGTGGAGAGAACTGTGGCACAATACTTCAGGGAAAAGTACAACTTACAACTCAAGTACCCCCATCTCCCCTGCCTGCAAGTAGGACAGGAGCAGAAGCACACATACCTGCCTTTAGAG GTGTGCAACATTGTGGCAGGCCAGCgctgcattaaaaaattaacaGACAACCAAACCTCCACCATGATCAAAGCCACGGCCCGCTCTGCACCGGACAGACAAGAGGAGATCAGTAGACTG GTGCGCAGTGCCAACTACAACTCGGACCCCTTCGTGCAGGAGTTTCAGTTCCGTGTGCGGGACGAGATGGCGGAGGTGACGGGTCGTGTCCTGCCCGCCCCTATGCTGCAGTACGGCGGCAGGGTGAGCTCTGAACACTTTATG AATCGCACAGTGGCCACCCCAAGTCATGGAGTGTGGGATATGAGAGGCAAGCAGTTTCATACTGGTGTGGAGATCAAGATGTGGGCCATTGCTTGCTTTGCCACTCAGAGACAATGCAGAGAGGAAGTTCTCAA GGGCTTTACAGACCAGCTGCGGAAGATCTCTAAGGATGCAGGGATGCCCATACAGGGCCAACCATGTTTCTGCAAATACGCTCAGGGAGCAGATAACGTGGAGCCCATGTTCCGCCACCTGAAAAACACCTACGCTGGCCTCCAACTCATCATTGTCATTTTGCCCGGGAAGACTCCTGTCTACG ctgaaGTGAAACGTGTTGGAGACACTCTTCTGGGAATGGCCACTCAGTGCGTTCAGGTGAAGAACGTGGTGAAAACATCCCCTCAGACCCTCTCTAACCTCTGTCTCAAGATTAATGTCAAACTGGGCGGCATCAACAACATATTGGTACCCCATCAGCG GCCATCTGTATTCCAGCAACCTGTCATTTTCCTGGGAGCTGATGTCACTCATCCGCCCGCAGGAGACGGCAAGAAACCCTCCATTGCAGCT GTGGTGGGCAGCATGGACGCTCACCCCAGCAGGTACTGCGCCACCGTCCGTGTTCAGAGGCCCAGACAGGAGGTGATTCAGGATCTGGCGTCCATGGTGCGAGAGCTGCTCATCCAGTTCTACAAATCCACCCACTACAAACCCACCAGAATCATCTTCTACAGAGACGGTGTGTCTGAGGGACAGTTCAGACAG GTGCTGTACTATGAGTTGTTGGCCATACGCGAAGCTTGTATCAGCCTCGAGAAGGAATATCAACCAGGAATTACCTACATTGTTGTGCAGAAACGCCACCACACTCGTCTCTTCTGCGCTGACCGTACTGAGAGG GTGGGCCGTAGTGGTAACATACCAGCAGGCACCACAGTGGACACTGATATCACCCATCCTTACGAATTTGACTTTTATCTGTGCAGCCATGCTGGAATACAG GGTACAAGTCGACCTTCACACTACCATGTGCTATGGGACGACAACTGCTTTACAGCCGATGAATTCCAGCTCTTGACCTACCAGCTGTGCCACACATATGTGCGCTGTACCCGCTCCGTTTCCATCCCTGCTCCTGCCTACTATGCCCACCTAGTGGCCTTTAGAGCCCGCTACCATTTAGTGGACAAAGAGCACGACAG TGCGGAAGGCAGCCACGTGTCGGGCCAGAGTAATGGCCGAGATCCCCAGGCCCTGGCCAAAGCTGTGCAGATCCATCACGACACTCTGAGGACCATGTACTTTGCTTAG
- the slc9a3.1 gene encoding sodium/hydrogen exchanger 3.1 yields the protein MASSVYLCLPRAVFLLFLVIQGLSGDGNLVQNPRHRVEGNLTGLPIVTFEWHHVQTPYLVIIWVFVAGLAKLSVIELNHHVTSVIPESALLIILGFLLGGIVWGADKAQTFRLRPPTFFYYLLPQIILDASYFMPNKLFFSNLGAILIYAIFGTCWNAATVGLSLWGCYEAGVMGPLDIGLLQFLLFGSLIAAVDPVAVIAVFEEVHVNEVLFILVFGESLLNDGVTVVLYNVFDAFVTLGGPSIDAAEISKGIFSFVVVAFGGSFLGVVFAILLSLLTRCTKHIQIIEAGFIFVVGYLAYLTADMLSLSAILSVTFCGICCQKYVNANMDEKSVTTVRHAMKVLANGSETMIFVFLGVTAIDTEIWVWNTGFILLTLLFVFIYRIIGVFLLTWMLNKFRLVPIEVIDQVVMSYGGLRGAVAYGLAAMLDKEKIPEKNLIISTTLIVVYFTVILQGITMKPLVQWLKVKRAAHSDLKLIEKLNNRAFDHILAAVEDICGRIGDNWWTRGWNRFEENYISWFLMKPKARKNRDYLFSIFHKLNLVDAVNYVSEGEQQGTLAFIRGDEAANVDFKKQFDSEFGDVMPDIMVDMSNYENFSITSIVKDTIPSVSLDIHGQDRKNGLDDFNAHHLLQQHLYRSRKHHHHKYSRSQFGINQSEDEVQEIFQRTMRSRLESFKSAKMGINPAKKITKHHKKELTHKIANGHPDGTGHLYGDEVDSAVGSETGAVSSTFMRDMYTMGAGIENPVFLSDMDSHSQSSLPWLMETEAVAPSQRAQRHLPWTPNRLRRLAPMRISTCSTDSFLMADVSLTLEEHEEQPQTDHEEIRPVFD from the exons ATGGCAAGCTCCGTTTATCTCTGTCTGCCGAGGGCAGTTTTCCTGCTGTTTTTAGTTATCCAAGGACTAAGTGGAGATGGAAACTTGGTCCAGAATCCTCGTCATCGAGTGGAAGGGAATCTCACCGGACTCCCAATTGTCACGTTTGAATGGCATCATGTACAGACTCCATACCTGGTGATAATTTGGGTTTTTGTAGCTGGATTGGCCAAACTGTCAG TGATTGAACTAAACCATCATGTCACCAGTGTGATCCCAGAGAGCGCTCTCCTCATCATCCTGGGCTTTCTTTTGGGAGGAATTGTCTGGGGAGCAGACAAAGCACAGACTTTCAGACTGCGTCCTCCCACTTTCTTCTACTACTTGTTACCCCAGATCATCTTGGATGCAAGTTACTTTATGCCCAACAAGCTATTTTTTAGCAACCTGGGTGCCATTCTCATTTACGCCATCTTTGGAACTTGCTGGAACGCAGCTACAGTGGGCCTCTCGCTCTGGGGCTGTTACGAGGCTGGAGTAATGG GCCCTTTGGACATCGGTCTCCTGCAGTTTCTACTGTTTGGTAGTTTAATCGCTGCAGTGGATCCAGTGGCCGTGATTGCCGTGTTTGAAGAAGTGCATGTGAACGAGGTGCTCTTTATCCTGGTGTTTGGAGAGTCATTGCTCAATGATGGCGTCACAGTG GTGCTTTACAATGTATTTGATGCTTTTGTTACTCTCGGAGGCCCAAGCATTGACGCTGCAGAGATTTCTAAGGGCATAT TTTCATTTGTTGTGGTGGCATTTGGAGGCTCGTTTCTTGGCGTTGTGTTTGCCATCCTGCTGTCCCTGCTGACCAGGTGCACCAAACACATTCAGATCATTGAAGCCGGATTCATCTTTGTGGTGGGCTACCTGGCTTACCTGACAGCAGATATGCTCTCACTCTCTGCAATACTTTC AGTCACCTTCTGCGGTATATGCTGTCAGAAATATGTCAACGCCAACATGGATGAGAAATCGGTCACTACGGTTCGTCATGCCATGAAGGTTCTTGCGAATGGTTCGGAAACCATGATCTTTGTATTCTTGGGTGTTACAGCGATTGATACAGAGATCTGGGTTTGGAACACAGGATTCATCCTCCTCACCCTCCTCTTCGTGTTTATATACAGGATCATAG GTGTTTTCTTGCTCACCTGGATGTTGAACAAGTTCAGATTGGTTCCCATCGAGGTCATTGACCAGGTTGTAATGAGCTACGGTGGCCTGCGGGGGGCAGTGGCGTATGGACTAGCGGCCATGTTAGACAAAGAGAAGATCCCAGAGAAGAATCTCATTATTAGTACCACACTCATTGTGGTGTATTTCACTGTCATTCTTCAG GGAATAACAATGAAGCCTTTGGTTCAGTGGCTCAAGGTCAAAAGAGCAGCTCATTCAGACTTGAAACTCATTGAGAAACTAAACAATAGG GCATTTGACCATATTCTAGCAGCAGTGGAGGACATTTGCGGACGTATAGGAGATAATTGGTGGACCAGAGG TTGGAACAGGTTTGAGGAAAATTATATCAGCTGGTTTTTGATGAAACCTAAGGCCAGAAAGAACAGAGACTACCTATTTAGTATCTTCCACAAACTCAATCTGGTGGACGCTGTTAACTACGTCAGTGAG GGTGAACAACAAGGAACTCTGGCCTTCATTCGTGGTGATGAAGCGGCCAACGTAGACTTCAAGAAACAATTTGATTCAGAATTTGGCGATGTGATGCCTGATATAATGGTCGATATGTCAAATTACGAAAATTTTTCAATAACCTCCATTGT AAAAGACACTATTCCCTCTGTATCCCTGGACATCCATGGGCAAGACAGGAAGAATGGATTGGATGACTTCAATGCCCATCATCTTCTACAGCAGCACCTGTACAGAAGCAGAAAGCAT CACCATCATAAATATAGTCGCAGTCAATTTGGCATCAACCAGAGTGAGGACGAGGTGCAGGAGATCTTTCAGAGGACCATGAGGAGCCGCCTCGAGTCCTTCAAATCGGCTAAGATGGGTATCAACCCTGCCAAAAAGATCACAAAACACCATAAGAAGGAGCTTACACACAAG ATAGCTAATGGACACCCAGACGGTACAGGCCATCTATATGGAGATGAAG ttgaCAGTGCTGTGGGGAGTGAGACTGGTGCTGTCAGTAGTACTTTCATGAGAGACATGTATACAATGGGAG CTGGAATAGAGAATCCAGTGTTCTTGTCAGATATGGACAGTCACTCTCAAAGCAGCTTACCCTGGCTAATGGAGACTGAGGCTGTCGCACCTTCTCAGAGGGCCCAGCGGCACCTGCCCTGGACACCCAACAGACTCCGGCGTCTGGCACCCATGAGGATCAGCACCTGCTCCACAGACTCCTTCCTGATGGCTGATGTTTCTTTAACTCTGGAAGAACACGAGGAGCAGCCTCAAACAGACCATGAAGAAAT AAGACCGGTCTTTGACTAG
- the olah gene encoding S-acyl fatty acid synthase thioesterase, medium chain isoform X1 has translation MWNILSRGMDKVITCFNKHPDASARLICFPWAGGGSIHYARWAKTLNSSIEVYSVRLPGREGRAKEPFFQNMQELIEEVIGVLLPHLKEKPFALFGHSFGAMTCFAFAEHVKKVYNLEPIHMFLSGASAPYSEARLEAPRRSRLSDEEFLAWVTSIGGTPPEILANAELARLFLPALKADLCVVDNYRCSRPSTPFLSCPVSCFDGKEDAPHDLQAWKDVTSGEFTVQMLPGSHFYLKEEANEKYILNHITKHLETAEMDYL, from the exons ATGTGGAATATTCTCTCCAG AGGAATGGATAAAGTCATAACCTGCTTCAACAAGCACCCAGATGCTTCGGCCCGTCTCATCTGTTTTCCCTGGGCGGGTGGAGGCTCGATCCATTACGCTCGCTGGGCCAAAACTCTCAACAGCTCTATTGAAG tgtaCTCAGTTCGACTGCCAGGCAGAGAAGGGAGAGCCAAGGAACCATTTTTCCAAAATATGCAGGAACTCATTGAAGAGGTCATTGGTGTGCTTCTTCCACATCTCAAAGAAAAGCCGTTTGCACTGTTTGGACACAG CTTTGGAGCTATGACCTGTTTTGCTTTTGCTGAGCACGTAAAGAAAGTCTACAACCTTGAGCCAATCCACATGTTTCTCTCCGGAGCCTCTGCACCATAC TCTGAAGCAAGACTGGAGGCGCCAAGAAGAAGTCGTCTGTCAGATGAAGAGTTTCTCGCGTGGGTCACGTCTATTGGAGGCACGCCACCAGAGATACTGGCCAATGCTGAGCTCGCCAGACTCTTCTTACCTGCGCTGAAAGCAGATCTCTGTGTAGTGGACAATTATAG ATGTAGTAGACCATCAACACCCTTCCTGTCGTGTCCAGTATCATGCTTCGACGGAAAAGAGGATGCACCCCATGACTTACAAG cctGGAAGGACGTGACAAGTGGCGAATTCACTGTGCAGATGCTTCCCGGATCTCATTTTTACTTGAAAGAAgaagcaaatgaaaaatatatactgaaccACATCACAAAACATCTCGAGACGGCAGAGATGGACTATCTGTAG
- the tekt2 gene encoding tektin-2 — MATLSSKPGLRYSVSDWATNNKQISHTAENKRDISHETRQEGRALRNETTIKTNWDEYDSSRRLSDRVDDVTRWKDSLKACAQQVDAEMDALTLSKEETERALAATVLPLEVTAECLNIREGRRGKELISDPVEAELKKEVEVIDGAQRILQQCIDQSFEQLCRLQEARQQLTTDLQDKIEALDVDMSCLSLTIRSPEISLKPNPTRVPPGSTTPQQWEQFSRYNITRAKEEMQASVQIRENNNITRAQVQNDLEAQRMAVEFALRKRTHHEEQAYYEMQWQLKTTQEEIAELEKDICGLEEDMQAKTAPLKLVHTRLENRIKRPGMDLCRDEVQFGLVDEAKQLEATILALKQKLAQAQHSLQSLKQHEAQMIEDLSRKHDALSLEQRSSQTRQRLTLGVQTEGLPSAVVPLTNSSGRHKLDLA, encoded by the exons ATGGCCACTCTGAGCTCGAAGCCAGGCTTGCGTTACAGCGTGTCCGACTGGGCgactaataataaacagatcTCACACACTGCCGAGAACAAGCGCGACATTTCACACGAGACACGCCAGGAAGGAAGAGCCCTGCGTAATGAGACGACCATCAAG ACGAACTGGGACGAGTATGACAGCAGCAGGCGGCTGAGTGACCGGGTCGATGACGTCACGCGCTGGAAGGACAGTCTGAAAGCTTGTGCCCAGCAAGTGGACGCAGAAATGGACGCTCTTACTCTG TCCAAGGAGGAGACAGAGCGAGCCCTTGCTGCCACTGTTCTGCCCCTTGAAGTCACAGCGGAGTGCTTGAACATCAGGGAAGGTCGTCGAGGCAAGGAGCTGATCAGTGACCCTGTAGAAGCTGAACTGAAGAAGGAGGTAGAGGTGATTGATGGAGCACAACGCATCCTTCAGCAGTGCATCGATCAGTCTTTTGAACAGCTGTG TCGCTTACAGGAAGCACGGCAACAGCTGACCACTGACCTTCAGGATAAAATAGAGGCCCTTGATGTGGACATGTCATGCTTATCTCTCACTATACGGTCACCTGAGATCTCTCTAAAGCCAAACCCCACGAGAGTGCCCCCCGG TTCCACAACTCCTCAGCAGTGGGAGCAGTTTAGCCGATACAATATTACCCGAGCTAAAGAAGAGATGCAGGCCTCTGTGCAGAtaagagaaaacaacaacatcacaaGAGCGCAG GTGCAGAATGATTTGGAGGCCCAAAGAATGGCAGTGGAGTTTGCTCTCCGTAAACGAACACACCACGAGGAACAGGCCTATTACGAAATGCAATGGCAGCTAAAAACA ACTCAAGAAGAGATCGCCGAGCTGGAGAAGGACATTTGTGGCCTAGAGGAAGATATGCAGGCCAAGACGGCTCCTCTAAAGCTGGTCCACACACGTCTAGAGAACAGGATAAAGAGGCCTGGCATGGACCTGTGCCGAGATGAG GTTCAGTTTGGTTTGGTGGATGAAGCCAAGCAGCTGGAAGCCACCATTCTGGCACTGAAACAGAAGTTAGCACAGGCCCA GCACTCTCTGCAGTCTCTGAAACAGCACGAAGCTCAGATGATAGAGGATTTGTCTCGTAAGCACGACGCCCTGTCGCTGGAGCAGCGCAGCAGCCAGACCCGGCAGCGCCTGACTCTGGGGGTCCAGACTGAGGGTCTGCCCTCAGCTGTGGTGCCTCTCACCAATTCCAGTGGCAGACACAAGCTGGACCTTGCTTGA